The Pseudomonas multiresinivorans DNA window CTGCTCGCGATAGCTGAGCCCATCGCTGCGCGGTGAGAATCGATCGAGCGTGTCACAGATGTGCTGCACGACGCTCAGATTGGATTTTTCGTTCCATCCTCCGACATTGTAGGTTTCGCCTGGGGTGCCCGCGGCCAGCACGCAGCGAATGGCGCTGCAATGGTCTTTCACATACAACCAGTCGCGGATTTGCTGGCCATCACCATAAATCGGCAGGGGCTCACCTTTCAGAGCATTGCGAATGACCAGCGGGATAAGCTTCTCAGGGAAGTGATAGGGGCCATAGTTATTGGAGCAGTTCGTGGTCAGCACGGGCAGTCCATAGGTGTGATGGTAGGCGCGGACCAAGTGATCGGATGATGCCTTGGAAGCGGAGTACGGACTATTGGGCTGATAGGGATGGCTCTCGGTAAAGGCTGGCGCATTGGGGGCCAGCGAGCCATAAACTTCATCGGTGGAAACGTGCAGAAAGCGGAAGCCTGTCTTTTCAGCTTCGGTCATTTTTCCCCAGTAAGCCCGTACGGCTTCGAGCAGGTGGAAAGTACCGACGACATTGGTCTGGATAAAATCTTCCGGGCCGAGAATGGAGCGATCCACGTGCGATTCGGCAGCAAAATTCAACACCGCGCGAGGTTGGTAGTGCTCCAGCAAGCCGGCGACCAATTGAGTGTCGCCAATGTCTCCATGCACGAAAGTATGTAGCGGGTTGTCTTCGAGGTTGGCGAGATTGGCCCGATTGCCTGCGTAGGTCAGCTTGTCCAGGCTGACTACCGGCTCGTCCTGCGCGGCGAGCCATTCGAGTACGAAGTTGGCGCCGATGAAGCCGGCGCTGCCAGTTACCAGAATCGTCATGGGATCACAGCCTCAATTTGAGCGAAGCGGCAACCCTTCCTGGGCGCCGATGGCAACTGTCGGTATACATCCAATGGGTGACCAACTCTAGCGTTGGAAGTAGCCGCACGGGTGTCTCCGACGAGCATCCTGGATGTGAATTCGATTGTCGGGGGCGTGAAAGAGTAAATCCTTTGAGCGTTGCTCTAACAGCGAAGCGTCCATGTCGAACATTTCTCAAACGCTGGCGAGCCGATTGCTGTCGTTATGATTGGATTCCCAACTCGCCGATGAGCAAAGTCTGAAGGCGAACGTGTGGGAGCTGCGCCGCACAAATCGAAGAGCCGCAGGACAGCTTGGGAACTCACCGAGGCAGTATCGTTGATCGTGGCTCCGAACAGCATAGCATTGTCACCGGCCAGAGGGCCGTCAGCTCCAGGGGTGACGAAGGCGCTTGGCGGTGGCTGATTTCAACAGCAGGATATCGCTGAGAGATCACTTCCTTGTGGCTCGGCGCAGGAAATGGTTGAGACTTGCGTAGGGGTGAAGGTACCTAGAGGAGCCGGGCGCTGTTGAATCTAGCGGTCCAAGAATGCTGATTCCTGAACGACGTGATCTCTTCAGAGTTGCAGGAGTATTCCAGAGCCGTTTCGACGGTGCTTGAGACCGTCGCTTCATCATCGCCCTCATGGAGTATGAAAACACCGCTCTGTTGGGCGTGGTTTCTCATCTCGCCGAAATGGGAAGACAGAACAGGCAGGCCTAATGCTCGATACTCATAGTATTTGATCGGATCTACGGATTCGGTTAGCTCGGTCTGTTTGAATGGAATCAGGCCTACATCGAATCCCTGCATTGCAGCAATCGCCTCGGCGTGGGTGCACTGTGGATGCATTTCTACATTGGGTGGCAGAGCGGCTGCGGGAGGGCTGAACATGGGACCGATCAATCTGATTTTTACCTGCGCGCACATAGCAAGCCTGTTGATCATTGCCCAGTCAAACCATGGACCGATCGTTCCGACGTAACCCAGGATTCGCTCGCCAGGACGCCCAGGCAGGCTATCAACCGATGGAAGTGTCTCGATTGCGCAGGCGTTCATGCACAGCGTGGCTTTTCTGGCATTGGCAAAACGATTGACTAGTACCGTCGAGGAAGCAAGGAGATGCTCCGCCCTGTTGGCTACGATCGATTCGCGGTGGTGCATCGCCCATTTGGACATACCCGAGTAGAAAGCCGGGAAATCATCCATGGCATCGTATATCGTGCTTGTAAACGAGCCATGCTTCAGTAGCTGGATCGCCAGCTCGGAAGGCTTTCCTATTCCCAAGGTGGTCTCTTCAATCGCGCTGAAATCCCTGATTTCCCGCAGCAGGTCTCGCCATAACAGGCTATTGAGTAGTCTGGAGCCGGGAATGGGTTCAATTGGCAGTGCTCGAGCCGGAAGTACCTTGAGCCAGGGCTCGACTGGGGTAGCTAAGGGCGCTGCTGGCGGCGCAGACAGTTTCCGTAGATCTGCCAGGTTTGGGAAACGGGTGGGGTAAGGGTCTACCCAAAGCACTTCACCCCGGGTAGCAGAGTGGAACCATTCGGCAAACTTGTGCGGGCGTTGCGAGAAACTGTTCCAGGGAACTGGCGACAGGTAAACCAGACGGTTCAAGAGAAATGCTCCTGAAGCACCCCGATAATGCGCGAAGCCGCATCCCCATCTCCATAGGGCGAGGCTCCCTTCGCCATTTTCTTATATTCCTCACGGTCATTGAGCAACAGTTCAGACTCTCTGACAATCTTGCTCGAATCGCTTCCGACCAAACGGATGCAGCCAGCCTCCAGCGCTTCCGGACGCTCTGTCGAATCCCTGAGTACCAGTACTGGTTTCCCGAGGGACGGAGCTTCCTCCTGAATCCCGCCCGAGTCGCTTAGTATGAAATGGCACTGAACCATGGCCTGGATGAAGTGACGATATCCCAATGGTTCTTTCAGCTCGATGTTCGGCACGTCGGAAAGCAGGTGATGGGCAATGAGCCTGACGTTCGGGTTCGGGTGGACGGGGAATATGATGTCCACGTCAGGATTGCGCGTGGCAAGTGTGTGAATGGCTGAGCAAATGTTTTGGAAAGCCTCCCCGAAGTTTTCTCTCCTGTGGGCAGTCACCAGGATGGATTTCCGGGGATGTGTTGTCGCATTGCTGAAATCTTGTGATGCGATGTATTTCAGCGAGTCGATGACGGTATTTCCTGTGACGTATATCTGGTCAACTGGAATACCCTCTGCGTGCAGGTTTTTCGCCGATTGAGTGGTGGGGGCGAAATGCCATTTCGCCATTTTTCCCACGATCACGCGATTGAATTCTTCAGGGAAAGGGTTTTGCAGATCGCTCGTGCGCAGCCCGGCTTCGATATGACCGAATGCAATTCCTGTATAGAAACAGGCCATTGCCGATGCAAGCACGGTGGTTGTATCGCCTTGTGCCAGCACGGCGTCCGGCTTCTCGGCCTTAAGAACCTTTTCCAGATCGATCAGCAGTCTTCCTGTCAGGGCGCTCAATGACTGATCGGGTTGCATCACATTGAGATCGTAGTCAGGTACGATCGAAAACTCCTGAAGTATCTGATCCAGCATGCCTCGATGCTGTGCGGTTACCAGAACCTTGACGTCCGCCCAGGGATGCTCGCGCAGCGCCAGGATGACGGGGGCCATTTTTATGGCCTCCGGGCGAGTACCAACGATGCAGATGATTTTCTTCGAGAGTCTTTGCATAGGGGAACAGCGCCTTCATTACCCTTTGTGAACTATTGCCAGAAGCCTGTCACTGGAGTGACAGGCTGACTTGACCTGTCCTTACGGCGTGTAGTCGAGGAAATACTCGGGGTGGGCGCGCCACTTTTCCTTGAAATAATTGGAGTTGCGCAGGAACAGTTTCTTGTAGCGCTCGCTGCCACTGTCTGCTCCGGTCGTCTGATGCGGTTGATGACGAATACCGGACAGGTCTCGGAACGACACTTCCATTTCGAGCGCCCGGATCTGGAAGCACAGATCGGTATCTTCGAAACAGGTAGGGTCATAGTAAGTGTCGAATCCTTCGATGGCATCGAAAGTCTCTCGACGCATGAAGAAGCCGCTTGTCCCCAAGAAGCCGATATCTGAACGATAGCCGTCTTGGGTTGCTTGCGCGTTCATGGCGCGATTGGGGCAATAGTCCGCAATCATTCCCCCAAGGTCGGTACGCGTTGCATCGAACCATCCCGCATTCCAGCCTATGACGCCGACGTTCGCATTGTCCTCGAGGATTGCCAGGGCCTCGGCGAAACCAGAAGAGCCGGTGAACCACTGGTCGCTGTCGAAGAAAGCGATGTATTTCCCCGTTGCGTGCTCAACGCCGAGATTCCGGCCCGAAGAGCAGCCGTTTTCCGGGTTTCGTACGAGCTTAACGCCGGGGAACTCACGCTCGACAATACTTGCGCCGTCGTCACTGCTGGCGTTGTCGACGACAATCACCTCGCGGATATACGGGGAGCAGTGCAGCAGCAAAGTCTGCAGGCAACGCCCAATGATTTTGGCGTTGTTGTGGATCAGAATGATCACGCTCACATCCTGGCGTGGAAGCGCCGGGATCAGTTGCTCCAGGCGACCCAGCCAAGAGTTCTCGGCAACGAGTAGATCATTGTTGGCGGGTGCAGAGGAGCGGATCTGATCGAGATCCAATGCGGTCGGCGTTGGCAGGTGGAATAGCTTGCCCACGCGCATTTCTTTGTTGCATACCACGGGTTTGCGCAGGAATAGGCCTGGCAAGATACTGCTCACTGCGAATTCGCTGGCTCCAGCGGTGTCGCTGATGGGCGCCACAATGAAATCTGCGTGCGCGACATAAAGACTTGCCTGCTCGAGACGTTGGGTCGGCAACAGACAGACGTTTCCCGGCATCTCCGGAATAGTATCCATTCCAAGGATATGAATGGCGAGGTGTTGATTCTCTTCCGCAAGCAGCTTGAGATAGTTCCAGTCCACCCAATGGTCAGTACCCTCCGTGATAAGTAAAAGTCCTTTTTCACGGTTATCCTCCTGCCATTCGAACGGGAGTTGATACTCTTTGTAGATATCGAAGTAGGTATGGCTCGCAGCCTGGGGGACCGTGAATATTTTCTTCGCGTGAGTTGCGTCGAAATGACACCCCGACGTTTGCCCGGAAACACAGACTCGATCGGCTAGCTCTGCCAGCTTCTGTGGCGCAGCATCCTGAGGATTGCTGGAAAGAAGCTCACAGTAGAACGTATCGAAAACTGTGTTCAGGCCGCGGTCCTTGGCGTACTTTGCGAAGGGAATCACATCCGCATTGCTGCTTAGATAGACAAGCAGCGAATGTTCAGAAAGATTCTTGAAGAGTTCGCCCTTGGTCAGTTCTGGAAGGGCAAGGCTCAACATTCCCGGCAGATGGCGTGGCTCCGGATCTACCGCCGGAGAGATGTAAATGACACGGTGTCCTGCTGCCAGAGCGGCTCTTGCGAGCTGCGCTCCGCGATGTTGTTCGCCTAGCGCCGAGAAATTCTGGTTTGCGAATATTACCAGCTCTTCCTCACGAAGCTGCGAGGACGCCTGGAAGTAGGCATCGGCAATGTTTTCCGGGCTGGCCGGAATTGCAATAAGGGGCTTTTCATTAAGTGCAGATCTTATCTGGCGACGGCGCTTGACCGCGGAAAGCAAAGCCGCAGGGCCGCCATTCTGCAGGAGGTAAATTGCACGTTTCACTTTAGGTGTCAGCACTTTATAGGCTCCTGCTACCTTGCTTCCTAAGGTTCTGCTGTTTTTCTGAATAACCTGTTCCAGCATTGCCACATGTATTTCTTTTTCAAGGATGTAAGTGGACTTCGCGCTATTATCGGCGTCAATGTCGTTTATCCTGACTTGTTGCTGGTCGATAGTTTGCCGAAGTTGATTTGTCTCTTGCCGCGCACTTTCAAGCTGCTTGTTGAGGTCTTCGGTGCCTCTCTGCAGAGCGTCCACCCGAGCCGAACTTTGCTGAAGTTCTGAGTCCCTGTAGCGCAGCAGGGCGTGGGCACGGTCCTTGGCTCGCCTGATATCTCTGTTCTGCCAGATCAGGTGCTGCATCCAAGTGTTCAGCCAGTCAAATCCTTCCTTGGCCTCCCAGCTGAAGCTTCTCTCCTCGGTCTTCAGGCTTTCCAGCAGGGCGGCCAGTTCGGCCTTGTGCGCCATTGCTGCCCGCCTGAGCGATTCATGTGTGGAAGGCGTAATCGTCCACGCTGGCGTTTGCTCGCTAGTTTGTGTCAAGGCGCTGATCAGTTCGTTGAAGCGAGTGGATGGTGCTGCGAGCGACAGGCGCAGGCTCTGCGGAACACCTGCCATTTCGTGCGCCCTGATCATCTTGTCGTCGTACTCAAGGAAGCCGCATGGCTTGCCCAGCGCAATGGCAAGGATGCTGCCATGCAGGCGCATCGAGACCAACGCGTCGCAATGGGCTAGTTCGGTGGCCATCGCGCTTACATCGATGCAATCGACGACCAGGTCTTCGATTCGATCGACGAGGGCGTCGGATAGCTGTTCCAGATAGGGGCGGTCCGATTCAGCCCGTTGTTCATCCAGAGCATGCTGGAAGGCAAACCATACGCACCGCCAATTCTCGGGAAGTTCGGCGTTGATGGCATCCACCAGCTTTTCGCTCCAGCCCGCATCCTTGGGCCATTCCCTGATGATCAGACCCAGTGTCTTCTTCGGGGAGTCTTCAATATCGGTCAGCGCCAGCTTTCGTATGACCTGGCTGGCCGCGTACCAGCCCGGGTCCGGTGCCGTGACGATCGGGCGAGTGATGCCTATATGTCGGAGCAGCTCGGCGCTCTGATCGTCTCGAATGGTCACGACGTCTGCAGTGGAGAATACATCACGAGCAATTGCCTGGGCCTGCGCGCTGCGCAGTGGGCCGACGCCATGTGCGAGGATCATGGTCTTCAGCCCGAACTGTCTGGCCATGTAGAACGGCCGCGCGTACTGGGCTATGTCCGACATCAGTGGGTCGTAAAGCGCGCACGCATTGAACGGGTGATGTTCCTGGAAGATGCCGCCGCCGCCCATGATGAAGGCATCGCTCTCGGCCAGCGCCTGGCCGATTTCTCCCAGATTGTGAAAGTCCACGGCAGGCTGGCCATAGACCTGTTCCGTATGAGCAGGGTTGAGGCTGATGATGGTCGGTTCGCCGCCAAGCTCCTTGATCCAGTCGACAATGGCTCCAAGCAGCAATTCATCTCCGACGTTGCTGGCACCGTACCAGCCACACAGGACAACTTTGGGCTTGCGGTTCATGACGTTAACTCCTGAGCTGGGGCTTGCGACATGGTTACGACCGGACAAGGAGCCAGCCAGCCAGATCCGCCATGTTCCTGCGGCAATACATCTATATGACCGGCATACGCGAGACGGGCATGGCGCTTATATTCGCCGCTATCGACATCGCCTGCGCCAATGGCGAGCACATAGCGATTGCCGGAAAAGGCCGCTCTGCAACGCCAGACCAGCTGGTGTAATCCTACTTCGAGGGGGGGGGAGTTGACGCCGAGTTGCTGGGTCGTCGCACTCCAAAGAACAATGTCATCGGTGCTTTTGATCTGCATTCCAAAACAGGGCAACCCGATCGGAGAGGTATTCTGGATGTTGACCAGAACGAGGAACTCTTCGTCGTAGGCGAATACATTTCGCTGGTTTCCGGAAGCGTCCGTGACGGCAACGTTGAGGATACTCAGGCGCGCTGAAGTCTCTGACTGTTCCTGGAGGCCGATGGCCGAATCGTCAGATACCGCCTCTTCAGCAGGGGAGGTGACTGCAATCCCTCCTTCTTCCTCGACCAGATCATTGGCGTAACGTTTGACGACCTCCCGGCACTGGCCGTCCTCAATCAAGGCGCCCCGCTTGAGGTAGATGGCGCGGTCGCAGTACTCGATCAGTGTGTTGGTGGAGTGAGTGACCAGTAGGATTGTCGTGCCACCTTTCTGGAGTTCGCGGATACGGGTCAGGCATTTTGTCTGGAAGGCCGTGTCACCCACGGCCAGCGCTTCGTCGACGACAAGCAACTCTGGAGAGGTATGGATTGCGGTTGAGAAGGCAAGTCGTACGAACATGCCGGAAGAGTAGGTTTTGACCGGCTGATCGATGAATTCGCCAATATCTGCAAAGGCCTCGATGTCTGCGAATCGCTTGCGCATGTCTTCCTGGGAAATACCCGCAATGCTTCCCGCAAGGAAGACGTTGTCTCTCCCGGTGAATTCTGGATTGAACCCGGCGCCCAGTTCGAGCAGTGCAGCAATTCTTCCATTGGTGGCGGCCGTGCCACCGGTCGGGTTCAAAGTCCCACAGATTATTTGGAGGAGTGTGGACTTTCCGGAGCCATTACGGCCGATGATGCCGACGGTTTCACCCCGTTCTATCCGAAATGACACATCCTTGAGTGCCCAGAACTCGTGCGAATAGGCGCGCGGCTTCATGCCGATGACTCTTTGCAGGCGCGGGACTACGAACTGGAGGAAACGGTGGGCTGGTCTTTCATAGATATGAAAGCACTTGGAGAGGTTTTGAACTTCAATCAGCGTCTTAGAGGACATCGCTGAACCCTCTGCGGGTCTTGTTGAAGAACCAGAGCCCCAGCAGGGCGCTGAGCAGACCGATAGCGCTGATGGTCAGAGTGGCTTCAAGCGTGGGCGCGGATCCGTAGATGAGGAGCTGTCGCCCTTGCTCAATGACCAGGGTCAAGGGGTTAGCGAGCATGTAAGGCCTGAATTTCTCGGGTATGGACTCGATTGAGTAGAACACAGGCGACAGGAACATCATGATCGCCGTGACCATACCCACCACTTGGTTTATGTCCCGGAAATACACGCCCAATGCGGAAACGAGCCATGAAAGCCCTACTAGGAACAAGATGAACGGGATCAGGATCATTGGTAGGTAAACGACGGTCCAGTTCAATTCGTGAGTGAGAAAAAGCTGGAGTCCGCTTAACACGATCAATCCAGTGAGAAAATGGAATAACGCGGCGCCAATGACAGTCCATGGCAAGATGTCCAGCGGGAAGATGACCTTCTTGACATAGTTGCTGTTGCCAACGATCAGAGTGGTGGACTTGGCCAGGCACTCGGCGAACAGCCCGTGGAACAGCATCCCGACAAACAGCAATACCGTGTAGTTGTGGCTGTCGGTGGCAACTGCGCCCCAGCGCGCCTTGAACACGGTGCCAAAGACAAAGCTGTAGACCATCAGCATGGCAAGCGGGTTGATGAACGACCAGATGATTCCAAGAAATGACCCACTGTAGCGCAGGCTGATTTCTCGCCGAGAAAGTTGCCATATCAGTTCATGGTTCTTTCGGAAACTCTGGATCCCGAAAATCAATGTCCTAATCATAGTGCGTGTGCCTGCGTCTCTTGTACCTCATCGCGAGGTTGTAATCTTCTTGTACAAGGTGGCCTTGATATCTATGCAATGCTGCAGGTTGTACTTTTCATCCAACAGCTTCCTGCATGAGACAGAAAGGCGACTTCTCAGAGCCTGGTCCAGGGCGAGTTCGATCAGGCTTGCTGCAAACGCTTCTGGGGTGTCACGAATGACGATGTTCTCGCCGTCGGTGGCCCCCAAACCTTCACACCCTTTGCTGGTGCTGATGACTGGAATTCCATTGCTCATGGCTTCGAGGATCTTTACTCGCACGCCGCCCCCGGAAAGCAGGGGAACGAAGAGGAGATGGGTGCTTGCAAGCACATCATCCAGCGATTCAACGAAACCATGCACATGTACGTGTTTTCCGTCATCGGCGGCCTTGAGCTCATCTGGCGGAGCCGCGCCAAGGAAATGAATCTGGATATTATGCTGCTGCAGCTTGTGGCGAACCAAAGGCAGGATTTCCCTGACGAACCACAAAGCGCCTTCGGCGTTGGGGTACCACCAGAAGCCCCCCATCCACAGCAGGTTGACAGGGCTGGCTGGCCGTAGGGTGTAGTCGACTTCCTTGATTGGCAGGCAGAGCGGAATGTAGTGCTTCTCCACTGGCGCGGTGACCCTGCCCATATCATTGTTTGAAATGAAGGTCATGGCCTCGAAGTGCCATTTGTTCTCGCACTCGACATCGTGGGCATTACGTCGACTGACCTTGGCTGCTAGTTCCACAGCGGATTTTTTCCAGCCGGACAGATTCTGCGGTACCCAGAAGGGAAAGATATCTGACTCTATATTATGGCTTACCAGTAGTGCGGGAGTCTTCGGCAAGAACTTCTTGAAGAACGCCAGATGGCTGGAGTGTATTTCCATGGCATCTATTTTGTGTTCCCTGACAATGCGTCGTGCACTCTGGACTGCCGCCCTGCTGTAATAGCTTGCATCCATGAAGGGCAGGCCGTGGACCATATGCTCCAACGTATGCAGAATTCGCCCGCCCGTTGTTTTCTGTGACGGCATTTGCGCACGGGGTTCCACATGCACGCTGGAGAAATACTTGTCGTATTCCTTGCGGTGCTTCTCGATATGAGCGACTTCCGCCTCTCCGCCAATTGTATAAAGGTGCAGATTGTATTGATCCGCCAGCGGAAGAAGCGTGTTGGTCACATAGATAGGAGCACCCGAGTTCGCTGGGAGCGGCGGAGACAACGTGATGATGAGAAGATTCTTCTTGCTGGTC harbors:
- the rfbB gene encoding dTDP-glucose 4,6-dehydratase; translation: MTILVTGSAGFIGANFVLEWLAAQDEPVVSLDKLTYAGNRANLANLEDNPLHTFVHGDIGDTQLVAGLLEHYQPRAVLNFAAESHVDRSILGPEDFIQTNVVGTFHLLEAVRAYWGKMTEAEKTGFRFLHVSTDEVYGSLAPNAPAFTESHPYQPNSPYSASKASSDHLVRAYHHTYGLPVLTTNCSNNYGPYHFPEKLIPLVIRNALKGEPLPIYGDGQQIRDWLYVKDHCSAIRCVLAAGTPGETYNVGGWNEKSNLSVVQHICDTLDRFSPRSDGLSYREQINFVKDRPGHDRRYAIDATRLERELGWRPAETFETGIVKTVRWYLDNQAWVENVASGAYREWLNKQYS
- a CDS encoding glycosyl transferase, whose amino-acid sequence is MNRLVYLSPVPWNSFSQRPHKFAEWFHSATRGEVLWVDPYPTRFPNLADLRKLSAPPAAPLATPVEPWLKVLPARALPIEPIPGSRLLNSLLWRDLLREIRDFSAIEETTLGIGKPSELAIQLLKHGSFTSTIYDAMDDFPAFYSGMSKWAMHHRESIVANRAEHLLASSTVLVNRFANARKATLCMNACAIETLPSVDSLPGRPGERILGYVGTIGPWFDWAMINRLAMCAQVKIRLIGPMFSPPAAALPPNVEMHPQCTHAEAIAAMQGFDVGLIPFKQTELTESVDPIKYYEYRALGLPVLSSHFGEMRNHAQQSGVFILHEGDDEATVSSTVETALEYSCNSEEITSFRNQHSWTARFNSARLL
- a CDS encoding ABC transporter ATP-binding protein — protein: MKPRAYSHEFWALKDVSFRIERGETVGIIGRNGSGKSTLLQIICGTLNPTGGTAATNGRIAALLELGAGFNPEFTGRDNVFLAGSIAGISQEDMRKRFADIEAFADIGEFIDQPVKTYSSGMFVRLAFSTAIHTSPELLVVDEALAVGDTAFQTKCLTRIRELQKGGTTILLVTHSTNTLIEYCDRAIYLKRGALIEDGQCREVVKRYANDLVEEEGGIAVTSPAEEAVSDDSAIGLQEQSETSARLSILNVAVTDASGNQRNVFAYDEEFLVLVNIQNTSPIGLPCFGMQIKSTDDIVLWSATTQQLGVNSPPLEVGLHQLVWRCRAAFSGNRYVLAIGAGDVDSGEYKRHARLAYAGHIDVLPQEHGGSGWLAPCPVVTMSQAPAQELTS
- a CDS encoding polysaccharide pyruvyl transferase family protein, with translation MNRKPKVVLCGWYGASNVGDELLLGAIVDWIKELGGEPTIISLNPAHTEQVYGQPAVDFHNLGEIGQALAESDAFIMGGGGIFQEHHPFNACALYDPLMSDIAQYARPFYMARQFGLKTMILAHGVGPLRSAQAQAIARDVFSTADVVTIRDDQSAELLRHIGITRPIVTAPDPGWYAASQVIRKLALTDIEDSPKKTLGLIIREWPKDAGWSEKLVDAINAELPENWRCVWFAFQHALDEQRAESDRPYLEQLSDALVDRIEDLVVDCIDVSAMATELAHCDALVSMRLHGSILAIALGKPCGFLEYDDKMIRAHEMAGVPQSLRLSLAAPSTRFNELISALTQTSEQTPAWTITPSTHESLRRAAMAHKAELAALLESLKTEERSFSWEAKEGFDWLNTWMQHLIWQNRDIRRAKDRAHALLRYRDSELQQSSARVDALQRGTEDLNKQLESARQETNQLRQTIDQQQVRINDIDADNSAKSTYILEKEIHVAMLEQVIQKNSRTLGSKVAGAYKVLTPKVKRAIYLLQNGGPAALLSAVKRRRQIRSALNEKPLIAIPASPENIADAYFQASSQLREEELVIFANQNFSALGEQHRGAQLARAALAAGHRVIYISPAVDPEPRHLPGMLSLALPELTKGELFKNLSEHSLLVYLSSNADVIPFAKYAKDRGLNTVFDTFYCELLSSNPQDAAPQKLAELADRVCVSGQTSGCHFDATHAKKIFTVPQAASHTYFDIYKEYQLPFEWQEDNREKGLLLITEGTDHWVDWNYLKLLAEENQHLAIHILGMDTIPEMPGNVCLLPTQRLEQASLYVAHADFIVAPISDTAGASEFAVSSILPGLFLRKPVVCNKEMRVGKLFHLPTPTALDLDQIRSSAPANNDLLVAENSWLGRLEQLIPALPRQDVSVIILIHNNAKIIGRCLQTLLLHCSPYIREVIVVDNASSDDGASIVEREFPGVKLVRNPENGCSSGRNLGVEHATGKYIAFFDSDQWFTGSSGFAEALAILEDNANVGVIGWNAGWFDATRTDLGGMIADYCPNRAMNAQATQDGYRSDIGFLGTSGFFMRRETFDAIEGFDTYYDPTCFEDTDLCFQIRALEMEVSFRDLSGIRHQPHQTTGADSGSERYKKLFLRNSNYFKEKWRAHPEYFLDYTP
- a CDS encoding glycosyltransferase; this encodes MNHMIKTSKKNLLIITLSPPLPANSGAPIYVTNTLLPLADQYNLHLYTIGGEAEVAHIEKHRKEYDKYFSSVHVEPRAQMPSQKTTGGRILHTLEHMVHGLPFMDASYYSRAAVQSARRIVREHKIDAMEIHSSHLAFFKKFLPKTPALLVSHNIESDIFPFWVPQNLSGWKKSAVELAAKVSRRNAHDVECENKWHFEAMTFISNNDMGRVTAPVEKHYIPLCLPIKEVDYTLRPASPVNLLWMGGFWWYPNAEGALWFVREILPLVRHKLQQHNIQIHFLGAAPPDELKAADDGKHVHVHGFVESLDDVLASTHLLFVPLLSGGGVRVKILEAMSNGIPVISTSKGCEGLGATDGENIVIRDTPEAFAASLIELALDQALRSRLSVSCRKLLDEKYNLQHCIDIKATLYKKITTSR
- a CDS encoding ABC transporter permease, giving the protein MIRTLIFGIQSFRKNHELIWQLSRREISLRYSGSFLGIIWSFINPLAMLMVYSFVFGTVFKARWGAVATDSHNYTVLLFVGMLFHGLFAECLAKSTTLIVGNSNYVKKVIFPLDILPWTVIGAALFHFLTGLIVLSGLQLFLTHELNWTVVYLPMILIPFILFLVGLSWLVSALGVYFRDINQVVGMVTAIMMFLSPVFYSIESIPEKFRPYMLANPLTLVIEQGRQLLIYGSAPTLEATLTISAIGLLSALLGLWFFNKTRRGFSDVL
- the wecB gene encoding non-hydrolyzing UDP-N-acetylglucosamine 2-epimerase; translation: MAPVILALREHPWADVKVLVTAQHRGMLDQILQEFSIVPDYDLNVMQPDQSLSALTGRLLIDLEKVLKAEKPDAVLAQGDTTTVLASAMACFYTGIAFGHIEAGLRTSDLQNPFPEEFNRVIVGKMAKWHFAPTTQSAKNLHAEGIPVDQIYVTGNTVIDSLKYIASQDFSNATTHPRKSILVTAHRRENFGEAFQNICSAIHTLATRNPDVDIIFPVHPNPNVRLIAHHLLSDVPNIELKEPLGYRHFIQAMVQCHFILSDSGGIQEEAPSLGKPVLVLRDSTERPEALEAGCIRLVGSDSSKIVRESELLLNDREEYKKMAKGASPYGDGDAASRIIGVLQEHFS